A section of the Spirosoma pollinicola genome encodes:
- a CDS encoding DUF4134 family protein, which translates to MKKLLVRGWNTRTLVITCALLSIGAYAMAGGTATAAAGLEQANTGIRAMWPTVQKLMFTVMAIIGLVGAASVYGKWSNGDPDTRKAAASWFGALIFAGLVVVILGAVFTPG; encoded by the coding sequence ATGAAAAAACTTCTTGTAAGAGGGTGGAATACCCGAACTCTGGTGATCACCTGCGCGCTCCTGAGCATTGGCGCGTATGCCATGGCGGGTGGAACGGCCACGGCTGCAGCTGGTTTGGAACAAGCCAATACGGGCATTCGGGCCATGTGGCCAACGGTACAAAAGTTAATGTTCACCGTCATGGCGATCATCGGTCTGGTCGGTGCTGCGTCGGTATACGGGAAATGGTCCAATGGTGATCCTGATACCCGAAAAGCCGCTGCTTCCTGGTTTGGTGCCTTGATTTTTGCCGGACTGGTCGTCGTTATACTGGGTGCGGTTTTTACTCCAGGTTGA
- a CDS encoding conjugal transfer protein TraO, with protein MRLLRFLPFALLLAFELLSHSSFGQRHRKGQYAFSLQGGIMDRFPRGINLRANQQGSLVRTDFVRYTRSEHYWKIGYQYDRKFYQPLGVQVISERHTLGIDYAPISLHDYRRTFYISPVLGLFTGLEIVNQDQHDLPIGFIGAQSHFTFGGTIGLEAEVFLTDRISLIGGITERWYAVSDLNRLHTQAQLGLRFTFDSF; from the coding sequence ATGAGACTACTTCGTTTTCTTCCATTCGCCCTGCTACTGGCTTTCGAGTTACTGAGCCACAGCAGTTTCGGCCAGCGCCATCGCAAAGGTCAGTACGCCTTTTCCCTGCAGGGAGGGATTATGGACCGCTTTCCAAGGGGGATTAACCTGCGGGCTAATCAGCAGGGAAGTCTGGTGCGAACTGATTTCGTTCGCTACACCCGTTCGGAACATTACTGGAAAATTGGCTATCAATACGACCGTAAATTCTATCAACCACTGGGTGTCCAGGTGATAAGCGAGCGGCATACCCTAGGCATCGACTACGCGCCAATATCGCTTCACGATTACCGAAGGACCTTTTACATCTCCCCCGTACTTGGCCTATTTACTGGCCTGGAGATTGTCAATCAGGACCAGCACGACCTACCCATTGGTTTCATCGGTGCCCAGAGTCATTTTACGTTTGGAGGGACTATCGGCTTGGAAGCCGAAGTGTTTTTGACCGATCGAATCTCGTTGATTGGTGGGATTACCGAACGATGGTATGCCGTGAGTGATCTTAACCGCCTGCATACCCAGGCTCAACTGGGACTTCGTTTCACCTTCGACTCGTTTTAA
- a CDS encoding pentapeptide repeat-containing protein, with the protein MSLVSQLDLFAQQPQLIRYELSGTNHSRFTADDADRPDQESGQIDLRNDRGDVLISLPSRRNRSVSEQARRRFLLETAFCQGRVLAGLQLPGLRLVHVHLVGNRRMDITCATLPKALVTAGRLWADLRGSTLTDLVASQADWHGSQLADCQLTGVRVTESNFQSVSFRRSNLEKAHFLDCQLQMSDLSGCQLRHASLKGSDLSGCDLRYADLTGCDIRGTYLRGISISVAVLEKANLKPIRQRIQHLVWAFPGLKPVWLAALEAGHWQAGSAESLSDFLTRCLGYRVGAGWQNVHGSTEWVIWQFLRSIQTGERPHSHPLANLLYKWVSL; encoded by the coding sequence ATGTCGCTTGTTAGCCAACTAGACTTATTTGCACAACAGCCGCAACTCATTCGGTATGAATTGTCAGGCACAAATCATAGCCGGTTTACCGCCGATGATGCTGACCGGCCCGATCAAGAATCGGGTCAGATAGACTTACGAAATGATCGGGGTGATGTATTGATTTCTTTACCTAGCCGGCGTAATCGATCCGTATCGGAACAGGCGCGTCGTCGCTTCCTACTGGAGACGGCCTTTTGTCAAGGCCGGGTGCTGGCAGGCCTGCAGCTGCCGGGGCTCAGATTGGTCCACGTTCACTTGGTTGGCAACAGGCGTATGGATATAACGTGTGCCACATTGCCTAAGGCACTTGTCACGGCGGGTCGTTTATGGGCTGATCTACGGGGATCGACGCTGACGGATCTGGTGGCATCTCAGGCCGATTGGCACGGCAGCCAGCTGGCTGACTGTCAGTTAACGGGGGTTAGGGTTACGGAGTCTAATTTCCAATCGGTCAGCTTTCGTAGATCGAACCTGGAGAAAGCCCATTTTCTGGATTGTCAACTACAAATGAGCGACTTATCGGGGTGCCAATTACGCCATGCCAGTTTAAAAGGGTCTGATCTCTCGGGCTGTGACCTGCGGTATGCTGATCTTACGGGTTGCGATATCCGGGGAACATACCTGCGGGGAATTTCTATTTCGGTCGCCGTATTGGAGAAGGCAAATTTAAAACCGATACGTCAGCGTATACAGCACCTGGTTTGGGCTTTTCCAGGGCTAAAACCAGTATGGCTTGCGGCTCTTGAGGCGGGTCATTGGCAGGCCGGATCGGCCGAGAGCTTAAGCGATTTTCTAACCCGGTGCCTTGGCTACCGGGTTGGTGCGGGCTGGCAAAACGTACACGGCAGTACCGAATGGGTTATCTGGCAATTTCTGCGCTCGATTCAAACCGGTGAGCGGCCCCATTCTCATCCCCTGGCTAACCTGCTCTACAAATGGGTCTCGCTTTAG
- a CDS encoding single-stranded DNA-binding protein, protein MSMFGLNKFVGIGHVGSTRVFNDAQSQPLTAISIGLDDSYKTKDTQELVSKTIWVECVVKGDRTETYSKGRLMLVEGKVTAEAYTDKEGKPSASIKIKNARVKVLDKKSVSQELEEEFIDDEYSS, encoded by the coding sequence ATGTCAATGTTCGGGTTGAACAAATTCGTAGGTATTGGTCACGTTGGATCAACAAGGGTTTTTAATGACGCGCAGAGTCAGCCATTAACGGCAATCTCTATCGGGCTGGATGACAGCTACAAGACAAAGGATACGCAGGAGCTGGTTTCTAAAACCATCTGGGTAGAATGCGTAGTCAAAGGTGATCGCACGGAAACCTATAGCAAGGGGCGATTGATGCTGGTGGAAGGTAAAGTGACAGCGGAAGCCTACACGGATAAAGAAGGTAAGCCATCCGCCAGCATTAAAATTAAGAATGCAAGGGTAAAAGTTCTGGATAAAAAATCGGTTAGTCAGGAGTTAGAAGAAGAATTTATTGATGATGAGTATTCGTCTTGA
- a CDS encoding DUF4133 domain-containing protein, with product MYQINKGVDRPPEVLGIRGMNYLIYLAGGTVGGMVVATIAMLIGVPAVYAYGVMFVLVFLGYNTLASYSKKHGERGLDKFNARNRYPTVIQVRSTRPFRDMLIKREVKTSTWDRFKLKRN from the coding sequence ATGTATCAAATCAATAAAGGTGTTGATCGCCCGCCCGAGGTACTCGGTATTCGGGGCATGAATTATTTGATCTACCTGGCGGGTGGTACGGTTGGCGGTATGGTGGTGGCTACCATCGCGATGCTAATCGGCGTACCCGCCGTGTATGCCTATGGCGTCATGTTCGTCTTGGTTTTTCTAGGCTACAATACGCTGGCCTCCTACAGTAAAAAGCATGGCGAACGTGGACTAGACAAATTCAATGCGCGGAATCGGTATCCAACCGTCATTCAGGTGCGCAGCACCCGGCCTTTCCGGGATATGCTGATCAAGCGAGAGGTGAAAACGTCAACCTGGGATCGATTTAAACTAAAACGCAACTAA
- a CDS encoding DUF4134 family protein codes for MLTRPWIFPLVLLSLLLLTCSDVWAGGAPPTAVAKATYQISGAYKAMKILGRTVAMICAMIGSVKVYNKFQMADPDMYRSIFAWIFACLFCLYFPYFFDLLFR; via the coding sequence ATGTTGACTAGGCCTTGGATTTTCCCGCTGGTTCTTTTGTCCCTGCTCTTACTGACTTGTTCCGATGTCTGGGCGGGTGGTGCTCCTCCGACAGCCGTAGCCAAAGCTACGTATCAGATATCAGGTGCTTATAAGGCCATGAAGATTCTGGGTAGAACAGTGGCAATGATCTGCGCGATGATCGGCTCGGTAAAGGTTTATAACAAATTTCAGATGGCTGATCCGGACATGTACCGATCCATATTCGCCTGGATATTTGCCTGTCTGTTCTGCCTGTACTTCCCTTATTTCTTTGACCTCCTTTTCCGCTAA
- the traK gene encoding conjugative transposon protein TraK: MEAPHFRSLHNIETSFKMIRTVMFAVILGTLLLASGIAWWAFDITEKSRSRVYVMENGKSIMLALAQDHNVNRSAEAKDHVRTFLRLFFDLEPDNQQIRKTIEEASYLGDESVVRLHKDFTEKGYYSDLVQGNVHQKIEIDPESIQVNMTQSPYYFRAKGKQLLVRESTVTYRNLDVEGFLIDVQRTDRNPHGFMIERFHPLDNSDIQTITRNQ, translated from the coding sequence ATGGAAGCTCCTCATTTCAGATCATTACACAACATTGAAACCTCGTTCAAGATGATTCGCACCGTCATGTTTGCGGTCATTTTGGGTACGCTCCTGCTGGCCAGCGGCATTGCCTGGTGGGCGTTCGATATCACCGAGAAGTCGCGTTCCCGGGTATACGTCATGGAAAACGGTAAAAGTATCATGCTGGCGCTGGCTCAGGATCACAACGTAAACCGGAGTGCTGAGGCTAAAGACCATGTCCGTACTTTCCTACGGCTATTTTTTGACCTGGAGCCCGACAATCAGCAGATCCGTAAGACCATTGAAGAAGCTTCGTACCTGGGGGATGAATCCGTCGTCAGGCTTCACAAGGATTTCACCGAAAAAGGATACTATTCAGACTTAGTACAGGGCAACGTACACCAAAAGATCGAGATTGATCCGGAGTCAATTCAGGTAAATATGACGCAAAGCCCTTATTATTTCCGAGCTAAAGGCAAACAACTACTCGTTCGGGAATCGACGGTTACCTACCGTAATCTGGATGTAGAAGGGTTTCTGATCGACGTTCAGCGGACCGATCGCAATCCGCATGGCTTTATGATTGAGCGGTTTCACCCGCTGGATAATTCCGATATCCAGACCATCACCCGCAACCAATGA
- a CDS encoding ArdC family protein, giving the protein MTTLSKKTAKKSNVGKRTQNYVPPTSLIATDDTKGGKMARPGMAFLYDKITQTIISQLEKGVIPWKAQYKKNGYGFPQNYCSKRPYTSINMLLLALLPYEKPYYLTLKQINQLGGRVRKGEKGHIVTFWKFPNEDKKAALLAEGKSAAPLFRFYYVWNIDQTDGIDVKLPDLDALVETNRQLQINELQEIVDRMSRDGIQISHTCPGTPCYLPRRDSIVLPTISEFRTPENYYKTMFHELVHATGHPKRLNRESIAAYVANREPNALAYAFEELIAELGTSFLLNALGVDFSERDDLLENAAAYIDHYSKLLSSDRTIIVKAASKAQAAAEYIFDQRSLPDDEE; this is encoded by the coding sequence ATGACAACGCTATCAAAAAAAACGGCCAAAAAATCCAACGTAGGAAAACGTACTCAAAATTATGTCCCACCTACTTCGTTGATCGCCACGGACGATACGAAGGGCGGGAAGATGGCCCGGCCTGGCATGGCTTTTTTATATGATAAAATTACCCAAACAATTATTTCTCAATTAGAAAAAGGAGTCATCCCGTGGAAAGCGCAGTACAAGAAGAATGGGTATGGTTTTCCGCAAAATTACTGCTCGAAACGGCCTTATACGTCTATTAATATGTTGCTGCTGGCTCTGCTTCCGTACGAGAAACCGTATTACTTAACCCTAAAGCAAATTAACCAACTGGGCGGACGAGTCAGAAAGGGCGAAAAAGGGCATATTGTTACGTTCTGGAAATTCCCTAACGAAGACAAAAAAGCGGCCTTATTAGCCGAAGGAAAAAGCGCAGCGCCATTATTCCGGTTTTACTACGTCTGGAATATTGACCAGACAGACGGGATTGATGTCAAACTGCCCGATTTGGACGCGCTGGTTGAAACCAACCGACAACTACAAATCAATGAATTGCAGGAGATTGTCGACCGGATGAGCCGGGACGGTATTCAGATTTCCCATACGTGCCCCGGCACTCCTTGCTATCTACCCCGCAGAGATTCCATTGTCCTACCAACCATCAGCGAGTTCAGGACACCCGAAAATTATTACAAAACGATGTTCCATGAACTTGTTCACGCTACGGGTCACCCTAAGCGGTTAAACCGGGAGTCGATAGCCGCCTATGTGGCAAACCGCGAGCCGAATGCATTAGCTTACGCATTTGAAGAACTGATTGCTGAATTAGGTACGTCATTTTTATTGAATGCTTTGGGCGTTGATTTTAGTGAGCGTGACGATTTGCTGGAAAATGCCGCGGCTTATATCGACCATTACAGCAAGCTGTTGTCCAGCGATCGAACGATCATCGTGAAGGCCGCTTCTAAAGCGCAGGCCGCAGCCGAATACATTTTTGATCAACGCTCGTTGCCTGATGACGAAGAATAA
- a CDS encoding TraQ conjugal transfer family protein: MKNKLVYLIVMATGLLLGSCMSDDLGLQTQTPFSVSTTNTPALVQAKDTVEFRLLINPSPYLSATSYRVSFQNTDSSLPVAVKIGRQLAAQGEWLSINDLSPWIAVRCDSVGQPKLLFYVKNQSGDLQTVEVSYTSAK; the protein is encoded by the coding sequence ATGAAAAACAAATTAGTTTACCTTATCGTCATGGCGACGGGCCTTCTGCTGGGAAGCTGCATGAGTGATGATCTTGGCTTGCAGACCCAGACTCCGTTCAGCGTGTCGACTACCAACACGCCCGCGCTGGTGCAAGCAAAAGATACCGTTGAATTTCGCTTACTCATCAATCCCAGCCCTTATCTCTCGGCAACTTCCTACCGGGTCAGTTTTCAGAACACCGACTCAAGCCTCCCCGTAGCGGTTAAAATAGGCAGGCAGTTGGCTGCTCAGGGCGAGTGGCTCTCAATAAATGATCTGTCTCCCTGGATTGCGGTTCGGTGTGATTCGGTTGGCCAGCCCAAGCTTTTATTTTACGTTAAAAATCAGTCGGGTGATTTACAAACGGTCGAAGTTAGTTATACCTCCGCCAAGTAA
- the traM gene encoding conjugative transposon protein TraM: protein METQKRSLKDLFGDKRFLWSIPVFLVLVGAFLWVVSSSPEKEAPPQAPSVINTRVPSAKTDTSLSKTNKLDLQTEAAVGASTPGENPQASNMQGIPDANEYVYGSRYKTPSGRSMSHLDSTVYEPNRPSRRSQSSAGAFPDVVNHRSSGSRGSSSFPLAESDSRLDDDDSPTTSSQQAKEQADKKAKLQMALDKQAKLERLLTEYKQDKATREAREQDKTKALKVVTDEEGRMAVPITSLTGRDYTGRNSFFGLYTEDARKAQQRLLDAEVGTIRAMVYGDQEISSMGSRIKIRLLEPLYIRGIVIPANTLLYGMGQFAGQRINLLIRSIQYQNRLFPTNIQVYDMDGMAGLYVPNMTNLDLAKQTAAQVAQSGGGGGLGGGLYVNSSPSAVLASAGLQAGQQITQGVKQGLARKAQMQRAYLKNNYFVLLRTVDRTEQGGTGSVGTLGNSPIMPVSSPITEKQMQLQMLQNIMKEQ, encoded by the coding sequence ATGGAAACGCAAAAACGATCACTAAAAGATTTATTCGGGGACAAACGATTTCTGTGGAGTATCCCTGTGTTTTTAGTCCTGGTTGGGGCTTTTCTGTGGGTTGTTTCCTCTTCTCCCGAGAAAGAAGCGCCCCCGCAGGCACCCTCGGTAATCAACACCCGGGTACCCTCGGCCAAAACCGATACGTCCCTGAGCAAAACCAACAAGCTGGATTTACAGACGGAAGCCGCAGTGGGTGCATCCACACCGGGTGAGAATCCACAGGCATCGAACATGCAGGGGATTCCGGACGCGAATGAATACGTATACGGGAGCCGTTACAAAACCCCATCGGGCCGGTCAATGAGTCACTTGGATTCAACTGTCTACGAACCCAATCGACCATCCCGGCGAAGTCAGTCCAGTGCGGGCGCATTTCCCGATGTTGTCAATCACCGGTCATCGGGTAGCCGCGGCTCCTCTTCATTTCCGCTGGCGGAATCCGATAGCCGTCTGGACGATGACGATTCCCCCACCACCTCGTCCCAGCAGGCTAAAGAACAGGCCGATAAAAAAGCGAAGTTGCAGATGGCACTCGATAAGCAGGCGAAGCTGGAACGGCTGTTAACCGAGTATAAACAGGATAAGGCGACGCGCGAAGCCCGGGAACAGGACAAAACAAAAGCGCTTAAAGTAGTTACCGATGAGGAGGGGCGGATGGCTGTCCCGATCACTTCGTTGACCGGCCGTGATTATACCGGGCGCAATTCTTTTTTTGGTTTGTACACGGAAGATGCCCGTAAAGCCCAGCAGCGGTTATTGGACGCTGAAGTAGGTACCATTCGGGCGATGGTTTACGGCGACCAGGAAATCAGTAGTATGGGATCGCGCATCAAAATCCGTCTGCTCGAACCGCTTTATATTCGGGGTATCGTTATACCCGCCAATACCCTTTTATATGGTATGGGACAGTTCGCTGGTCAACGCATCAATTTATTGATTCGATCCATTCAGTATCAGAATCGTTTATTTCCAACCAATATCCAGGTGTACGATATGGATGGCATGGCGGGCCTCTACGTGCCGAATATGACGAATCTGGATCTGGCCAAACAGACGGCCGCGCAGGTTGCGCAAAGTGGCGGTGGCGGTGGCCTGGGGGGTGGGCTTTACGTCAATTCATCGCCGAGCGCCGTTCTGGCATCAGCCGGACTACAGGCGGGTCAGCAAATAACCCAAGGCGTAAAGCAAGGTCTCGCCCGGAAAGCGCAAATGCAGCGGGCCTATCTTAAGAACAATTACTTCGTACTGCTGCGTACTGTCGACCGCACCGAACAAGGGGGTACTGGTTCTGTCGGTACACTAGGCAACTCACCAATTATGCCGGTCTCTAGTCCGATAACCGAAAAGCAAATGCAGTTACAGATGCTTCAAAATATTATGAAGGAACAGTAA
- a CDS encoding TraG family conjugative transposon ATPase: MAQRTEDLMKYWPLRSIENDCIISKTGDITVCFEITLPEIYTLSAHVTEGEYRVETGDFRELNETWGKALSVLPEHSIFHKQDFFTVDTYDPTRVEEGGFRNTFLDKASARHFHERPYLNHRCYLYLTKTSKRAVSTMQTSLVSGRFLSKEISDPIKLSEFYSAIEQFVSIINSTRNVSMRRLAGEEIYQKGDKAGILERYMSLEAEADVVPLCDIRRGEDLMIGDKIVKYFSLSDIEDLPDTVYTHNAVSALSTENSTVSVGFAAPVSLMLGVNHVYNQYIFKEDRNEIFPQLEARATQMTALASFTKANASNAAKINDYLHYAADTGYPPVRAHYNLLVWTNDKADLPQLRNKTNAAIAKMGVRPRENSTNDSLSMFWAGIPGNAADLPDEDKFWTFTPQALCLLNEESVSPNSYSSVGIRVTDRLSGKPLYVDFSDAPMKRGWITNRNKFILGPSGSGKSFLTNHFLRSYFIQGAHMVIVDVGDSYEGLCSMLGGKYLTYKSEAPITFNPFFIEGRARPDIEKLESIKALLLSLWKKEEENLSRLEETALSLAVNGYFSHLEFNPEIFPSFNSFFEFLKEDFKKALDSRGITAKMFDYDAFLVVMEPFYRGGEYDYLLNSEDNLDLTNERFIVFELDNIKDNAILFPVVTIIIMDTFITKMRTLKGIRKIILIEEAWKAIMKEKMAEYIKYLYKTVRKHFGEAWIVTQDIDDILGNKIVKDSIINNADTRILMDQKKYKNRFEEVKKFLALTDQEKNLALSVNRDLNATRKYKEFFVSFAGQISLVYGLEVSVEEYLAFTTEQSEKEAVKKLVAENGGNYDLGIRSYREQHG; encoded by the coding sequence ATGGCCCAACGCACAGAAGACTTAATGAAGTATTGGCCACTGCGGTCAATTGAGAATGACTGTATCATTTCTAAGACGGGCGATATTACCGTCTGCTTTGAAATTACCTTACCTGAAATTTACACGCTTTCCGCGCACGTCACGGAAGGTGAATATCGGGTTGAAACGGGTGATTTCCGGGAGTTAAATGAAACGTGGGGCAAAGCACTCTCCGTTTTACCAGAACACTCTATTTTTCATAAACAGGACTTTTTCACGGTTGATACCTATGACCCGACGCGGGTAGAGGAAGGAGGGTTTCGGAATACATTTCTGGATAAAGCATCGGCCCGGCATTTTCACGAGAGACCCTACCTCAACCACCGCTGCTATTTATACCTCACGAAAACTTCCAAACGGGCCGTGTCAACCATGCAGACCAGCCTGGTGTCCGGTCGGTTTCTGTCAAAGGAGATTTCAGACCCGATCAAGCTGTCAGAGTTCTATTCAGCCATTGAACAGTTCGTCTCGATCATTAATTCAACGCGCAACGTGAGCATGCGTCGACTGGCGGGTGAAGAAATCTACCAGAAGGGCGATAAGGCGGGCATTCTCGAACGCTACATGAGTCTGGAGGCTGAAGCGGATGTGGTACCGCTGTGTGATATACGTCGCGGAGAGGATCTGATGATTGGCGATAAGATTGTTAAATATTTCTCCCTTTCAGATATTGAAGACTTACCGGATACCGTGTATACCCATAACGCGGTGAGTGCCTTGTCCACGGAGAATTCAACGGTATCGGTAGGCTTTGCCGCTCCCGTCAGTTTAATGCTGGGGGTCAACCACGTGTATAACCAATATATTTTTAAAGAGGATCGTAACGAAATCTTTCCGCAACTGGAAGCGCGGGCTACCCAAATGACCGCTTTGGCGTCCTTTACAAAAGCCAATGCCAGTAATGCAGCCAAAATAAACGATTACCTGCATTACGCGGCCGACACTGGTTACCCGCCCGTAAGAGCACACTACAACTTGCTGGTGTGGACAAATGATAAAGCGGATCTGCCACAACTGCGTAACAAAACCAACGCGGCAATTGCCAAGATGGGGGTACGGCCCCGGGAAAATTCGACGAATGACAGCTTATCCATGTTCTGGGCCGGAATTCCAGGCAATGCTGCCGACCTACCAGATGAAGATAAGTTCTGGACATTTACGCCCCAGGCGCTTTGCTTGTTAAATGAGGAGTCCGTCTCGCCAAACTCGTATTCAAGCGTGGGCATTCGGGTAACCGATCGGCTATCGGGCAAACCGCTGTATGTTGATTTTTCGGACGCACCCATGAAGCGAGGCTGGATCACAAACCGGAATAAATTCATCCTGGGTCCTTCCGGATCGGGCAAAAGCTTTTTGACCAACCATTTCCTGCGGTCCTATTTTATTCAGGGAGCCCATATGGTGATCGTCGACGTTGGTGACTCCTACGAAGGGCTATGCTCGATGTTAGGCGGAAAGTATCTAACGTATAAATCGGAAGCACCCATTACGTTCAACCCCTTTTTCATAGAAGGGCGTGCCAGACCGGACATTGAGAAATTGGAGTCTATTAAGGCCTTGCTGCTTTCACTTTGGAAAAAAGAAGAAGAAAACCTGAGCCGGCTGGAAGAGACCGCCTTGTCACTCGCCGTCAATGGGTACTTTTCCCATCTGGAGTTCAACCCGGAGATTTTCCCCTCGTTCAACTCCTTTTTTGAGTTCCTCAAAGAGGACTTCAAAAAGGCACTTGATAGCCGGGGTATTACCGCTAAAATGTTTGATTATGACGCCTTCCTTGTCGTTATGGAACCCTTTTACCGGGGTGGGGAATATGATTACCTGCTAAACTCAGAGGATAATCTTGATCTGACCAATGAACGATTCATTGTCTTCGAACTCGATAATATCAAAGACAACGCCATTCTGTTTCCCGTGGTCACCATCATCATCATGGATACATTTATTACGAAAATGCGTACGCTCAAAGGCATTCGTAAAATTATCCTTATTGAGGAAGCGTGGAAAGCCATTATGAAAGAGAAGATGGCTGAATACATAAAGTACTTATATAAGACGGTTCGTAAGCATTTTGGGGAAGCCTGGATTGTGACCCAGGACATCGATGATATCCTGGGAAATAAGATCGTCAAGGACTCGATTATTAATAATGCGGACACCCGCATTTTGATGGATCAGAAGAAGTATAAAAACCGGTTTGAAGAAGTAAAGAAGTTTCTGGCGCTGACCGATCAGGAAAAGAATCTGGCCCTCTCGGTTAATCGCGATCTGAATGCAACCCGAAAATACAAAGAGTTCTTTGTGAGCTTCGCGGGCCAAATCAGCCTGGTTTATGGATTGGAAGTGTCCGTCGAGGAATACCTGGCGTTCACCACCGAACAGAGTGAAAAAGAGGCCGTCAAAAAGCTGGTAGCGGAGAACGGGGGTAATTACGATTTAGGTATCCGCTCCTATCGGGAACAGCATGGGTAA
- the traN gene encoding conjugative transposon protein TraN yields MNAYFFRPVGLIYFTGISLLVTIGASAQSAGTNRPASAPGQPATVAYATGRPFRHTFTAALPSRGLLTSPSASTATAPVRKPATVAGATPSVKPMPAGFRQVTTEQTGAKLVKPDTLPSFGAPKVVPSSSEKRFIAAPSRSDTKSVSAHSPVPESDDQAVPASQIDDTPLAEMTIVNNNAHALRVPAIPIRDYNVVKSYYTELPYNKTISIIFPTPIKSVDLGSRDIIADKASDVENVLKVKASKVGFNETNFSVITTDGKFYSFVANYNEQPALLALNLTMNTMALEGPARVGGSREDSEEFINGLNAKDGVIQFSGIRASASEVVYNCDQVNHKRRTIRHLGVSENLMEATIRGFYVKDNVMYVKLQLKNKSNINYDIDYMRFFIVDKTIAKRTTFQETEIVPFYVHNNGIRVIPGHQKMEQVLAFQKFTIPDNKRILVQINEAGGGRALTFLMNNEDIMNSGKL; encoded by the coding sequence ATGAACGCTTATTTTTTTCGACCTGTTGGCCTGATTTACTTCACCGGTATCAGCCTGTTGGTAACCATCGGAGCTTCAGCTCAATCAGCAGGAACTAACCGGCCTGCCTCCGCTCCTGGTCAACCAGCTACCGTAGCCTACGCTACTGGACGCCCGTTTCGCCATACGTTCACGGCTGCCCTGCCCAGCCGGGGTCTATTGACAAGCCCTTCAGCCTCGACGGCCACAGCGCCGGTCAGAAAGCCAGCCACTGTGGCCGGGGCAACGCCTTCCGTTAAACCGATGCCGGCAGGCTTCCGGCAAGTGACTACCGAGCAAACTGGCGCAAAGCTGGTGAAGCCTGATACGTTACCCTCGTTTGGCGCGCCTAAAGTAGTGCCAAGCTCGAGCGAAAAACGATTTATAGCGGCCCCTTCGAGATCGGATACAAAATCCGTGTCGGCGCACTCTCCCGTTCCGGAGAGCGATGATCAGGCCGTTCCGGCCAGCCAGATTGATGATACACCTCTCGCCGAGATGACCATTGTCAATAATAACGCGCACGCCCTGCGGGTACCCGCCATACCGATCCGAGACTATAATGTTGTCAAATCGTATTATACGGAGTTGCCCTATAACAAGACGATATCCATTATTTTCCCAACGCCGATTAAATCAGTCGATCTGGGGTCGCGCGATATTATTGCCGATAAAGCGTCCGACGTGGAGAACGTGTTGAAGGTAAAAGCCAGTAAAGTGGGTTTTAACGAAACGAATTTTAGCGTCATTACCACCGATGGGAAATTCTATTCATTCGTGGCCAACTATAACGAGCAACCCGCCTTGTTGGCGCTCAACCTGACCATGAACACAATGGCTTTGGAGGGCCCCGCCCGCGTGGGTGGATCGCGGGAGGATTCTGAAGAATTCATCAATGGCCTCAATGCCAAAGATGGCGTTATTCAGTTTTCGGGGATTCGGGCCTCCGCTTCGGAAGTAGTGTATAACTGCGATCAGGTGAATCACAAACGGCGGACGATTCGTCACCTAGGCGTATCAGAAAATCTGATGGAGGCCACCATTCGTGGCTTTTACGTGAAAGACAACGTCATGTACGTCAAATTACAATTGAAAAATAAGTCAAACATCAATTACGATATTGACTACATGCGCTTTTTTATCGTAGACAAGACCATTGCGAAACGAACGACGTTCCAGGAAACCGAAATCGTTCCTTTTTACGTGCACAATAATGGCATCCGGGTCATACCGGGACACCAAAAAATGGAACAGGTTCTCGCTTTCCAGAAATTTACCATTCCCGATAACAAACGGATTCTGGTGCAGATCAATGAAGCGGGTGGAGGAAGAGCCCTCACCTTTTTGATGAATAACGAGGACATCATGAACTCCGGAAAACTTTAA